A region of Pyxidicoccus parkwaysis DNA encodes the following proteins:
- a CDS encoding type IV pilus twitching motility protein PilT, translating into MQLSAIIRRAREQGASDVHLEGGMPMALRVRGALRLVGEPLSAASLTTLAREVVGDDWPEFVERCSYDVSRTLEGQRIRINVLRSARGVGFAIRLLSTSHATLKRLNLHPDLRRLVEPTHGLVLVCGPTGSGKTSTLAALLQELNLEESRHIITVESPIEYALVPRMSFIRQREVGRDTPSFAQALVDAMREDPDVLMVGEMREPEVMRLTLNAAETGHLVLATVHSASAGEALARVVSAFAPEMQAAVCAQLADCLVGVVCQRLRYRPEVGLRVPECEVLMGSTPVKSIVRQGHFYKIPSAIETGAADGCWSFPRYAEWLARKTDWSQPSTPTEEPPAAAPEAEPTREPLLPAARTRPAVVTRIPESPTRTRRSASPEKPTEPRSAEDGVFVIQGEQDDLVSLVRELEGES; encoded by the coding sequence ATGCAGCTCTCAGCCATCATCCGCCGAGCCCGTGAGCAGGGGGCCAGCGACGTCCACCTCGAAGGTGGCATGCCCATGGCGCTGCGCGTGCGAGGCGCGCTGCGACTGGTGGGCGAGCCGCTGTCCGCTGCCTCACTCACCACCCTGGCCCGCGAGGTCGTCGGCGACGACTGGCCCGAGTTCGTGGAGCGCTGCTCGTACGACGTGTCGCGCACGCTGGAGGGACAGCGCATCCGCATCAACGTGCTGCGCAGCGCGCGGGGTGTGGGCTTCGCCATCCGGTTGTTGTCCACGTCGCACGCGACGCTGAAGCGGCTGAACCTGCACCCTGACTTGCGCCGGCTCGTGGAGCCCACGCACGGGCTCGTGCTGGTGTGCGGGCCCACGGGCTCGGGGAAGACGTCCACGCTGGCGGCGCTGCTCCAGGAACTGAACCTGGAGGAGTCGCGCCACATCATCACCGTGGAGAGCCCCATCGAGTACGCGCTGGTGCCCCGGATGTCCTTCATCCGCCAGCGCGAGGTGGGGCGGGACACGCCGTCCTTCGCGCAGGCGCTCGTCGATGCGATGCGGGAGGACCCGGACGTGCTGATGGTGGGGGAGATGCGCGAGCCGGAGGTGATGCGCCTGACGCTGAACGCGGCGGAGACGGGGCACCTGGTGCTGGCCACGGTGCACTCGGCGAGCGCGGGTGAGGCGCTTGCGCGCGTGGTGTCCGCCTTCGCGCCGGAGATGCAGGCGGCGGTGTGCGCGCAGCTCGCGGACTGCCTCGTGGGCGTGGTGTGCCAGCGGCTGCGCTACCGGCCCGAGGTGGGCCTGCGCGTGCCCGAGTGCGAGGTGCTCATGGGCAGCACGCCGGTGAAGAGCATCGTGAGGCAGGGGCACTTCTACAAGATTCCCTCCGCCATCGAGACCGGCGCCGCCGACGGCTGCTGGTCCTTCCCTCGCTACGCGGAGTGGCTGGCGCGCAAGACGGACTGGAGCCAGCCCTCCACTCCCACCGAGGAGCCCCCAGCGGCCGCGCCCGAAGCAGAGCCCACGCGCGAGCCGCTCCTGCCCGCCGCGAGGACCCGGCCCGCCGTCGTCACGCGGATACCCGAGTCCCCCACGCGGACGCGGCGGAGCGCCTCTCCCGAGAAGCCCACGGAGCCCCGCTCCGCGGAGGACGGCGTCTTCGTCATCCAGGGTGAGCAGGACGACCTCGTCTCCCTCGTCCGTGAGCTGGAAGGCGAGAGCTGA
- a CDS encoding serine/threonine-protein kinase, with protein MTETLRYALDATVLSQKSPSEPAPAVPASASTTRRNTVLPRVEWRGERADLVPFQRERFEEMRQLGQGGMGEVVLLKDHDIERLVALKRLPEGADLDRVLRFVEEIRTVGQLDHPNIVPVHDVGIDERGRYFFVMKHLHGDTLESLIAKLRRGDKATHERFSFRARVQVCLSVLNAVAYAHGKGIIHRDLKPANIMVGPFGEVTVMDWGLARPVRTPEPTPDSQGVAMRIHAVPPVGLREAVSLRTQVGSVIGTPLYMSPEQARGDDGLDARSDVYSLSVLFHEFLFLKHYLDGRESLTDILEGVQKVVPAVDELSSNPHQSAVPAELSWFVSKGLKKDVAKRYQSVEEMIAALQSLLEGHIVVQCQRTLLKRGLHEALRFVDRHPVAVIVGSGLGLGLVLGSIAFTVMALLG; from the coding sequence ATGACGGAAACGCTTCGCTACGCCCTGGATGCCACGGTGCTCTCGCAGAAGTCCCCCAGCGAGCCCGCGCCGGCGGTGCCCGCCTCCGCTTCCACAACGCGCCGCAACACGGTGTTGCCTCGGGTGGAGTGGAGGGGAGAACGGGCGGACCTGGTCCCCTTCCAGCGCGAGCGCTTCGAGGAGATGCGCCAGTTGGGGCAGGGCGGCATGGGCGAGGTGGTGCTGCTGAAGGACCACGACATCGAGCGGCTGGTGGCGCTCAAGCGGCTGCCGGAGGGCGCGGACCTGGACCGGGTGTTGCGTTTCGTGGAGGAGATTCGCACCGTCGGGCAGTTGGACCACCCGAACATCGTCCCGGTGCACGACGTGGGCATCGACGAGCGCGGCCGGTACTTCTTCGTGATGAAGCACCTGCACGGCGACACGCTGGAGTCCCTCATCGCCAAGCTGCGCCGGGGCGACAAGGCCACACACGAGCGCTTCAGCTTCCGCGCGCGCGTGCAGGTGTGCCTCAGCGTGCTGAACGCCGTCGCGTACGCGCACGGCAAGGGCATCATCCACCGCGACTTGAAGCCCGCGAACATCATGGTGGGCCCCTTCGGCGAGGTGACGGTGATGGACTGGGGCCTCGCCCGGCCGGTGCGCACGCCCGAGCCGACGCCCGACAGCCAGGGCGTGGCCATGCGCATCCACGCGGTGCCTCCGGTGGGGTTGCGCGAGGCCGTCTCGCTGCGCACTCAAGTGGGCTCCGTCATCGGCACGCCGCTCTACATGTCCCCGGAGCAGGCGCGCGGTGACGACGGGCTGGACGCGCGCAGCGACGTGTACAGCCTCTCCGTGCTGTTCCACGAGTTCCTCTTCCTGAAGCACTACCTGGACGGGCGCGAGTCGCTCACGGACATCCTGGAGGGAGTGCAGAAGGTGGTGCCCGCGGTGGACGAGCTCTCGTCGAACCCGCACCAGTCGGCCGTGCCCGCGGAGCTGTCGTGGTTCGTGTCCAAGGGCCTCAAGAAGGACGTGGCGAAGCGCTACCAGTCGGTGGAGGAGATGATTGCGGCGCTCCAATCCCTGCTGGAGGGCCACATCGTGGTGCAGTGCCAGCGCACGCTGCTCAAGCGAGGCCTGCACGAGGCGCTGCGCTTCGTGGACCGCCACCCGGTGGCCGTCATCGTCGGCAGCGGCCTGGGGCTGGGCCTGGTGTTGGGCTCCATTGCCTTCACGGTGATGGCGCTGCTGGGCTGA
- a CDS encoding response regulator transcription factor, whose protein sequence is MTSTQPTILVVEDDTNLRLALRDNLENQGGYAVEEATNVREAREHLAKRSFQLVLLDVMLPDGDGYSLCRALREEGVSTPVLMLTARTLEDDVVRGFEAGAQDYLGKPYRLRELLARVGALVKRSGGAPTKQVRFAGYKMDLDRRKLESPEGASVELTRTEFDLLAFLVREKERVLRRDDILDAVWGRDVVVDPHTVDNFVSSLKKKLGWNSASRFAIQTVRGVGYRMEIESP, encoded by the coding sequence ATGACCTCTACCCAGCCCACCATCCTCGTCGTGGAGGACGACACCAACCTGCGGCTCGCGCTGCGAGACAACCTGGAGAACCAGGGTGGCTACGCAGTGGAGGAAGCCACCAACGTGCGAGAGGCGCGCGAGCATCTCGCGAAGCGTTCCTTCCAGCTCGTGCTCCTGGACGTGATGCTCCCGGACGGCGACGGCTACTCGCTGTGCCGCGCGCTGCGCGAGGAGGGCGTGTCGACGCCGGTGCTGATGCTCACCGCGCGCACGCTGGAGGACGACGTGGTGCGCGGCTTCGAGGCGGGCGCGCAGGACTACCTCGGCAAGCCGTACCGCCTGCGCGAGTTGCTGGCCCGCGTGGGCGCGCTGGTGAAGCGCTCCGGCGGCGCGCCGACGAAGCAGGTGCGCTTCGCCGGCTACAAGATGGACCTGGACCGCCGCAAGCTGGAGTCGCCCGAGGGCGCGTCGGTGGAGCTGACGCGCACCGAGTTCGACTTGCTCGCCTTCCTCGTGCGCGAGAAGGAGCGGGTGCTGCGCCGCGACGACATCCTGGACGCGGTGTGGGGGCGCGACGTCGTCGTGGACCCGCACACCGTGGACAACTTCGTCTCCAGCCTGAAGAAGAAGCTCGGCTGGAACAGCGCCTCGCGCTTCGCGATTCAGACGGTGCGCGGTGTGGGCTACCGCATGGAAATCGAGTCGCCCTGA
- a CDS encoding sensor histidine kinase, whose product MLRRLLPTVIALVLGLVGLAWGLGYLQRIFAAERDDAQASLDSRRTALEQYARASLSQSLQDRLEAARPALEAASVDPLLPATGLYLRERGEQLLPRMALNDTGEDTPAKERYARLRAGTERADEDEEGDPWAERLALVRAVEAALARGDRRASTVALMSLLQHRAQYVLASTRDVPGLLVVLESLAERGDPVPQLMHALVRDGLADGRGGRLEGLQRLLLLRRSRFTAADFTFLHERVAALSAKVGAPVADFESRVNELATTPLPLPRTLPGPALVRAGWYLEPRGGSQVRGVAVDPAALLASLTREMRERGLLESDGQVRLLGDAAVLSLDALPLSVDTPEWARAQGALERRYRLKTGMVAVCGVLAVAIFVLAFVAQQRKFRFLELKSDFVATVSHELRTPLASIRLLAETLEWRLAEGTDARDYPARIVREADGLGFLVENLLSFNRIDKGRWVPRLEPVRLDELVSLLRRDLEAWSKVPVELEAEVGEQTFRADAQLLRLLLSNLARNACAYNQRSPVRLRVEALPGGRVRFSDNGIGIPQAQWETVFEEFVRLPGQGRDVPGSGLGLALCRRIMRLHGGNLRVAASSPEGTTFELTFPPTVTT is encoded by the coding sequence ATGCTCCGCCGCCTCCTGCCCACCGTCATCGCGCTCGTGCTCGGCCTCGTCGGGCTCGCCTGGGGACTGGGCTACCTCCAGCGCATCTTCGCCGCCGAGCGCGACGACGCGCAGGCCTCGCTCGACTCGCGCCGCACGGCGCTGGAGCAGTACGCGCGCGCCTCGCTGTCGCAGTCCCTGCAAGACAGGCTGGAGGCCGCGCGTCCGGCATTGGAGGCCGCGTCCGTGGACCCGCTCCTCCCCGCCACCGGCTTGTACCTGCGCGAGCGCGGAGAGCAGCTCCTGCCGCGCATGGCCCTCAACGACACCGGTGAGGACACCCCCGCGAAGGAGCGCTACGCCCGCCTGCGCGCCGGCACCGAGCGCGCCGACGAAGACGAGGAGGGAGACCCCTGGGCGGAGCGCCTCGCGCTGGTGCGAGCCGTGGAGGCCGCCCTGGCCCGTGGAGACCGCCGAGCCTCCACGGTGGCGCTGATGTCTCTGCTCCAGCACCGCGCGCAGTACGTGCTCGCCTCCACGCGCGACGTGCCGGGCCTGTTGGTGGTGCTGGAGTCCCTGGCCGAGCGCGGAGACCCCGTGCCCCAGCTCATGCACGCGCTGGTGCGAGACGGTCTCGCCGACGGAAGGGGAGGGCGCCTGGAAGGACTCCAGCGGCTGCTGCTCCTGCGCCGCTCGCGCTTCACCGCCGCGGACTTCACCTTCCTGCACGAGCGCGTGGCCGCCCTCTCCGCGAAGGTGGGCGCCCCGGTGGCGGACTTCGAGTCGCGCGTGAATGAGCTGGCCACCACGCCGCTCCCGCTGCCCCGCACGCTCCCGGGCCCCGCGCTGGTGCGGGCCGGCTGGTACCTGGAGCCGCGCGGAGGCAGCCAGGTGCGCGGCGTGGCGGTGGACCCTGCCGCGCTGCTGGCGTCCCTCACTCGCGAGATGCGCGAGCGCGGCCTGCTCGAATCCGACGGGCAGGTGCGCCTCCTCGGTGACGCGGCGGTGCTGTCCCTGGACGCGCTGCCCCTCTCGGTGGACACGCCCGAGTGGGCGCGAGCGCAGGGCGCGCTGGAGCGGCGCTACCGCCTGAAGACGGGCATGGTGGCGGTGTGCGGCGTGCTCGCGGTGGCCATCTTCGTGCTGGCCTTCGTGGCGCAGCAGCGCAAGTTCCGCTTCCTGGAGCTGAAGAGCGACTTCGTGGCCACCGTGTCGCACGAGCTGCGCACGCCGCTGGCCTCCATCCGGCTGCTCGCGGAGACGCTGGAGTGGCGGCTCGCGGAGGGCACGGACGCGCGAGACTATCCCGCGCGCATCGTCCGCGAGGCGGACGGCCTGGGCTTCCTCGTGGAGAATCTCCTCTCGTTCAACCGCATCGACAAGGGCCGCTGGGTGCCGAGGCTGGAGCCCGTGCGCCTGGACGAGCTCGTCTCCCTCCTGCGCCGCGACTTGGAAGCCTGGTCCAAGGTGCCGGTGGAGCTGGAGGCCGAAGTCGGAGAGCAGACCTTCCGCGCGGACGCACAACTCTTGCGCCTGCTGTTGTCCAACCTCGCCCGCAACGCCTGTGCCTACAACCAACGCAGCCCGGTGCGCCTGCGCGTGGAGGCGTTGCCCGGAGGCCGGGTGCGCTTCTCGGACAACGGCATCGGCATTCCCCAGGCGCAGTGGGAGACCGTCTTCGAGGAGTTCGTCCGCCTGCCGGGACAGGGGCGGGATGTTCCCGGAAGCGGCCTGGGTCTGGCACTCTGCCGCCGCATCATGCGCCTGCACGGAGGCAACCTGCGCGTCGCGGCCTCCAGCCCCGAGGGCACCACCTTCGAGCTCACGTTTCCCCCCACGGTGACGACATGA
- a CDS encoding M15 family metallopeptidase, with translation MKARTWTMVAVALCVSGTGLAKSRAPKDADKLVVATTVVPDLVEDLRYATPDNFLKRKVYPDTARCLLLPESAERLKKAADVLRPKGYRLKVYDCYRPRAVQYEMWKIMPVPGYVADPKKGSNHNRGGAVDLTLVTLDGKDVEMPTPFDSFTPAAHQGYAGGTEASRQHREILREAMEGAGFAPNRMEWWHFDLPDAKSRPVLDVPFDAPKTP, from the coding sequence ATGAAGGCGCGGACGTGGACGATGGTGGCGGTGGCGCTCTGTGTGAGCGGCACGGGGCTCGCGAAGTCGAGGGCGCCGAAGGACGCGGACAAGCTGGTGGTGGCGACGACGGTGGTGCCGGACCTCGTGGAGGACCTGCGCTACGCGACGCCGGACAACTTCCTGAAGCGGAAGGTGTACCCGGACACGGCGCGGTGCCTGCTGCTGCCGGAGTCGGCGGAGCGGCTGAAGAAGGCGGCGGACGTGCTGCGGCCGAAGGGGTATCGGCTGAAGGTGTATGACTGCTACCGGCCGCGGGCGGTGCAGTACGAGATGTGGAAGATCATGCCGGTGCCCGGCTATGTGGCGGACCCGAAGAAGGGCTCCAATCACAACCGGGGCGGGGCGGTGGACCTGACGCTGGTGACGCTGGACGGGAAGGACGTGGAGATGCCCACGCCCTTCGACTCGTTCACCCCGGCGGCGCACCAAGGTTACGCAGGCGGCACCGAGGCGTCGCGCCAGCACCGCGAGATTCTGCGCGAGGCGATGGAGGGCGCGGGGTTCGCGCCCAATCGCATGGAGTGGTGGCACTTCGATTTGCCGGACGCGAAGTCGCGGCCCGTGCTGGATGTGCCGTTCGACGCGCCGAAGACGCCGTGA
- a CDS encoding alpha/beta fold hydrolase — MTANVLPRIESLKVSTSRLREQHLLVSGAPDGVPVVFIHGNVSSCRFFEDTLAAMPASFRCLAPDLRGFGETERAPIDATRGVGDFADDVFALLEKPDLVPAGKKVHLLGWSAGAGVVMRFALDHPERVASLVLLAPIGPAGYGGTKGEASVVPCWPDFAGSGGGTVNPEFVRRLIAKDASDENDASPRTVMNRYYFKPPFRLERSREDALVAEMLKMAVGDDFYPGDSVKSANWPGVAPGARGMNNAIAGKYFDVRSFPSIATRPPVLWIRGAEDQIVSDTSLFDFGFLGQLGVVPGWPGADVFPPQPMVKQMRALLDEYRNRGGHAREEVLPGVGHSPHLEAPEVFRNLLLGFLAEVAA, encoded by the coding sequence ATGACTGCGAACGTCCTGCCCCGAATCGAATCCCTGAAGGTCTCCACGTCCCGTCTCCGCGAGCAGCACCTGCTGGTGAGTGGTGCGCCGGATGGCGTGCCGGTGGTCTTCATCCACGGCAACGTGTCGTCTTGCCGCTTCTTCGAGGACACGCTGGCGGCGATGCCCGCGTCCTTCCGGTGTCTCGCGCCGGACCTGCGAGGCTTTGGCGAGACGGAGCGCGCGCCCATCGACGCGACGCGCGGCGTGGGGGACTTCGCGGACGACGTGTTCGCGCTGCTGGAGAAGCCGGACCTGGTGCCCGCGGGGAAGAAGGTGCACCTGTTGGGCTGGTCCGCGGGCGCGGGCGTGGTGATGCGCTTCGCCCTGGACCACCCGGAGCGCGTGGCCTCGCTGGTGCTGCTCGCGCCGATTGGGCCCGCGGGCTACGGCGGCACGAAGGGGGAGGCGTCGGTGGTGCCGTGCTGGCCGGACTTCGCGGGCTCGGGTGGCGGCACGGTGAACCCGGAGTTCGTGCGGCGCCTCATTGCGAAGGACGCGAGCGACGAGAACGACGCCTCGCCGCGCACGGTGATGAACCGGTACTACTTCAAACCGCCCTTCCGGTTGGAGCGCTCGCGCGAGGATGCGCTCGTCGCGGAGATGCTGAAGATGGCGGTGGGGGATGACTTCTACCCGGGCGACAGCGTGAAGTCCGCGAACTGGCCGGGCGTGGCGCCGGGGGCGCGGGGCATGAACAACGCCATCGCCGGGAAGTACTTCGACGTGCGGAGCTTCCCGTCCATCGCCACGCGGCCTCCGGTGCTGTGGATTCGCGGGGCGGAGGACCAGATTGTCTCGGATACTTCGCTGTTCGACTTCGGCTTCCTGGGGCAGCTCGGCGTGGTGCCGGGCTGGCCGGGGGCGGACGTGTTCCCGCCGCAGCCGATGGTGAAGCAGATGCGGGCCCTGCTCGACGAGTACCGGAACCGGGGCGGCCACGCGCGCGAGGAGGTGCTGCCGGGCGTGGGGCACTCGCCGCATCTGGAGGCGCCGGAGGTATTCCGCAACCTGCTGCTCGGCTTCCTCGCGGAAGTCGCGGCGTAA
- a CDS encoding protein-arginine deiminase family protein encodes MWATPRVRARQLTFLLLTLLVAGGCEPVVQAEGIPVHTPVRLTGPFTPNVDIRADVNRDGVVDLNDPTDDEGEDTWTAERGAIFLANLDDDEHVCPFSMLPNTMADEQLARCNDARDDQVNGDEDLEDLARLRTAPWPDAPDYAVGYVTVLGAAAKRVRLFKRSGDEFYAQREPALISITASQLRQGVELAIEANDIVRDPAKWDGFADVRFTITRGRVTDTEFQDTVRMRVAPVVMFHHLTPARAVFVSNVVEDLNQAQFRKDLRATLQATERPPTLFELEVDDLWAQDYLEPAYMSMPAPGGGQHVMRMNYRAPFVISTRKNDPLRLAGRMAFWLRGRNRAAVQQYTPGLSEESQTLNSFGNTEVIPPYEKDGVKYPMGRLFRGRGPDTRPDFQPDPSFTRLLEAQAVQPPVYVDTSWLNVAHVDETFSFLPANTPRGWVVLMADPTLARRMLQDLQAQGHGDAKLFTGLTWGLDRPAEMTVSEVLDNAGIMDASAQAALEIDSQLSILREETGLTDAEIIRVPFLFQEVTGGLSALQPALLNLLVVSSTQVIAPEPHGPLINGQDPFKAYFEEALAVYGLRVHWSDVWNPYHIGGGQVHCATNASRDIPETKWWEGGR; translated from the coding sequence ATGTGGGCCACCCCGCGTGTACGTGCACGCCAACTCACCTTCCTGCTGCTCACGCTGCTGGTGGCCGGTGGCTGCGAGCCCGTGGTGCAGGCGGAAGGCATCCCCGTCCACACGCCCGTGCGGCTCACGGGGCCCTTCACGCCCAACGTCGACATACGCGCGGACGTGAATCGCGACGGCGTGGTGGACCTGAACGACCCGACGGACGACGAGGGCGAGGACACGTGGACGGCCGAGCGGGGCGCCATCTTCCTCGCCAACCTCGACGACGACGAGCACGTCTGTCCCTTCTCCATGCTCCCCAACACGATGGCGGACGAGCAGCTCGCGCGGTGCAACGACGCGCGGGACGACCAGGTGAACGGCGATGAGGATTTGGAAGACCTCGCGCGCCTGCGCACCGCGCCGTGGCCGGACGCGCCGGACTATGCCGTGGGCTACGTCACCGTGCTCGGGGCGGCGGCCAAGCGGGTGCGGCTGTTCAAGAGGTCCGGTGACGAGTTCTACGCCCAGCGCGAGCCGGCCCTCATCTCCATCACCGCGTCGCAGCTCCGCCAGGGAGTGGAGCTGGCCATCGAGGCCAATGACATCGTCCGGGACCCGGCGAAGTGGGACGGATTCGCGGACGTACGCTTCACGATTACGCGGGGCCGAGTCACGGACACCGAGTTCCAGGACACCGTCCGCATGCGCGTGGCGCCGGTGGTGATGTTCCACCACCTGACGCCGGCCCGGGCCGTGTTCGTCTCCAACGTCGTGGAGGACCTCAATCAGGCGCAGTTCCGCAAGGACTTGCGCGCCACGCTGCAGGCCACCGAGCGCCCCCCGACGCTGTTCGAGCTCGAGGTGGATGACCTCTGGGCGCAGGACTACCTGGAGCCGGCCTACATGTCGATGCCGGCGCCCGGCGGAGGGCAGCACGTGATGCGGATGAACTACCGCGCGCCCTTCGTCATCAGCACGCGGAAGAACGACCCGCTGCGCCTCGCGGGACGCATGGCCTTCTGGCTGCGGGGCCGCAACCGCGCCGCCGTGCAGCAGTACACGCCGGGCCTGTCGGAGGAGTCGCAGACGCTCAACTCCTTCGGCAACACGGAGGTCATTCCCCCGTACGAGAAGGACGGCGTGAAGTACCCGATGGGCCGTCTCTTCCGCGGCCGGGGCCCGGACACGCGGCCGGACTTCCAGCCCGACCCGAGCTTCACGCGCCTCCTCGAAGCGCAGGCCGTGCAGCCGCCCGTGTACGTGGACACCTCGTGGCTCAACGTGGCCCACGTGGACGAGACGTTCAGCTTCCTGCCGGCGAACACGCCGCGCGGGTGGGTGGTCCTGATGGCCGACCCGACCCTGGCGCGGCGGATGCTCCAGGACCTGCAGGCCCAGGGGCACGGCGACGCGAAGCTCTTCACCGGGCTGACGTGGGGCCTGGACAGGCCCGCGGAGATGACGGTGTCCGAGGTGCTCGACAACGCCGGCATCATGGATGCGAGCGCGCAGGCCGCGCTGGAAATCGACTCGCAGCTCTCCATCCTCAGGGAGGAGACGGGCCTCACGGACGCGGAAATCATCCGCGTGCCCTTCCTCTTCCAGGAGGTGACGGGAGGCCTGTCCGCGCTCCAGCCCGCGCTGCTCAACCTGCTCGTCGTGTCCTCCACGCAGGTCATCGCGCCCGAGCCCCACGGGCCGCTCATCAACGGGCAGGACCCGTTCAAGGCGTACTTCGAGGAGGCGCTCGCCGTGTACGGCCTCCGCGTGCACTGGAGCGACGTCTGGAACCCGTACCACATCGGCGGAGGCCAGGTGCACTGCGCCACCAACGCCTCGCGCGACATTCCCGAGACGAAGTGGTGGGAGGGCGGACGATGA
- a CDS encoding YfbK domain-containing protein, with translation MKPAFFKALCGVLLLLAAPALAQNGTFLGAVVARADLRPLAGVRVTATSPALKTEQMAVTDAQGNYRIPQLPPGTYALRFEKESFLPFTKTDLRLKAGGIVRVNVELTSAANPGEPRAVNPFPTVDKGMPPIFQEPSPSIAVERPVNGQDPARTFQSVAPLAPPLHTEAEGIARYLPTYLAPRESPGDPPAWALKQLTPLTEGAQYFYRDSDDSSRSHSKPGSNGVNPTIDTEEDRFSVFFVGVDTTPYAVARDYLQRDVLPDERTVWAESFINSFDYGDSGDVHGPFVIEAEGFPSPSRKGYHVVRITLRAREALPDVDVQVEFDRAAVARYRLVGYERAMPAPESLDEDDEPKTPLAPGQAVTAIYEVKVHGPAIAFGMLRIHYDVAGGTSWRRVQKLLPSSVLRTSYARAAPATRLAYVAAAFAEKLRGSYWTRTLDWARLAALCDDVGEPFHGRPDVVELGALIRKAQGLDKRKDKYEATSPASAMDYDRAPELGN, from the coding sequence ATGAAGCCCGCCTTCTTCAAAGCCCTCTGTGGCGTCCTCCTGCTCCTCGCCGCGCCCGCGCTGGCGCAAAACGGCACGTTTCTCGGTGCCGTCGTCGCGCGCGCGGACCTGCGGCCCCTCGCGGGCGTACGCGTCACCGCCACCTCGCCCGCGCTGAAGACGGAGCAGATGGCCGTCACCGACGCCCAGGGCAACTACCGCATCCCCCAGCTCCCGCCCGGCACCTACGCGCTCCGCTTCGAGAAGGAGTCCTTCCTTCCCTTCACCAAGACGGACCTCCGCCTGAAGGCCGGCGGCATCGTCCGCGTGAACGTGGAGCTCACCTCCGCCGCGAACCCCGGCGAGCCCCGGGCCGTGAATCCCTTCCCGACCGTCGACAAGGGCATGCCTCCCATCTTCCAGGAGCCGTCCCCGAGCATCGCCGTCGAGCGCCCCGTCAACGGCCAGGACCCGGCCCGAACCTTCCAGTCCGTGGCCCCGCTGGCTCCACCGCTGCACACGGAGGCCGAGGGCATCGCCCGCTACCTGCCCACCTACCTCGCGCCACGCGAGTCCCCCGGAGACCCGCCGGCCTGGGCCCTGAAGCAGCTCACGCCGCTGACAGAAGGCGCCCAGTACTTCTACCGGGACTCCGACGACTCCTCCCGCAGCCACTCCAAGCCCGGCAGCAATGGCGTCAACCCCACCATCGACACCGAGGAGGACCGCTTCTCCGTCTTCTTCGTCGGCGTGGACACGACGCCCTACGCCGTGGCGCGCGACTACCTGCAGCGCGACGTCCTCCCCGACGAGCGCACCGTCTGGGCCGAGTCCTTCATCAACTCCTTCGACTACGGCGACTCCGGCGACGTCCACGGCCCCTTCGTCATCGAAGCGGAGGGCTTCCCGTCCCCGAGCCGCAAGGGCTACCACGTGGTGCGCATCACCCTGCGCGCCCGCGAAGCCCTCCCGGACGTGGACGTGCAGGTGGAGTTCGACCGGGCCGCCGTCGCCCGCTACCGGCTCGTGGGCTACGAGCGCGCCATGCCCGCGCCCGAGTCCCTCGATGAGGACGACGAGCCGAAGACGCCGCTCGCTCCTGGACAGGCCGTCACCGCCATCTACGAGGTGAAGGTGCATGGCCCCGCCATCGCCTTCGGCATGCTGCGCATCCACTACGACGTCGCGGGCGGAACAAGCTGGCGTCGCGTGCAGAAGCTGTTGCCCTCCAGCGTGCTGCGCACGTCCTATGCCCGCGCCGCACCCGCCACGCGCCTCGCGTACGTGGCCGCCGCCTTCGCGGAGAAGCTGCGCGGCTCCTACTGGACGCGCACGCTCGACTGGGCGCGGCTGGCCGCCCTCTGCGACGACGTGGGCGAGCCCTTCCACGGCCGTCCGGACGTGGTGGAGTTGGGCGCGCTCATCCGCAAGGCGCAGGGGCTCGACAAGCGCAAGGACAAGTACGAGGCCACGTCACCGGCGAGCGCCATGGACTACGACCGCGCGCCGGAGCTGGGGAACTAG
- the queC gene encoding 7-cyano-7-deazaguanine synthase QueC, with protein MARRAVVLISGGLDSTTCLAMAKAKGFEPVCLAVAYGQRHAVELEQARKVSSAMGVKDFRIVSIDLRQVGGSALTADIEVPKDRPADEMSHGIPVTYVPARNALFLSLALGLAEVVGATDIYIGVNAVDYSGYPDCRPEFIRSFEAMANLATKAGVEGARFTVHAPLSGMTKADIIREGVKLGVDYGMTHSCYDPDAQGRACGRCDSCVLRKKGFEEAGVPDPTRYTEGA; from the coding sequence ATGGCACGGCGGGCGGTGGTGTTGATTTCGGGCGGGCTGGACTCGACGACGTGTCTGGCCATGGCGAAGGCGAAGGGCTTCGAGCCGGTGTGCCTCGCGGTGGCGTACGGCCAGCGGCACGCGGTGGAGTTGGAGCAGGCGCGCAAGGTGTCCTCGGCCATGGGCGTGAAGGACTTCCGAATCGTGAGCATCGACCTGCGCCAGGTTGGCGGCTCGGCGCTCACGGCGGACATCGAGGTGCCGAAGGACAGGCCCGCGGACGAGATGAGCCACGGGATTCCGGTGACGTACGTGCCGGCGCGCAACGCGCTGTTCCTCTCGCTGGCGCTCGGGCTGGCGGAGGTGGTGGGCGCCACGGACATCTACATCGGCGTCAACGCGGTGGACTACAGCGGCTATCCGGACTGCCGGCCGGAGTTCATCCGCTCGTTCGAGGCGATGGCGAACCTGGCCACCAAGGCGGGCGTGGAGGGCGCGCGCTTCACGGTGCATGCGCCGCTGTCCGGGATGACGAAGGCGGACATCATCCGCGAGGGCGTGAAGCTCGGCGTGGACTACGGGATGACGCACTCCTGCTACGACCCGGATGCGCAGGGCCGCGCGTGTGGCCGGTGCGACAGCTGCGTGCTGCGCAAGAAGGGCTTCGAGGAAGCGGGCGTGCCGGACCCGACGCGCTACACGGAGGGCGCATGA